GCGTCACTTATTTTATCCATATGATTTGATAGCTGCACAAACCTAAATACATTTCAATTCCATGTACGGACCTTGTACTATAAATGTACATTTGAGATTagtactttaaaaaattaattaaaagcagATTGAATCTATGTTGATGCCAGTATAAAAGAACGTGGATTCGAGTACGATGAAACACATTATCCTCTGAGAGGCTACAAGTAATTTTAGACATTATATCAAAAAACAAATACTAAGAATTATCATACTACATTCATATGAAAATTCAAGATTTAGTACTTCATTTCAGAAGCCTCCATGCATTAACTCAAAGTAGCATTACTTTGAACTTCAAACAGATTTGAAATGTAAAACTCTttgatattttcaatttaatgGAAAAAAACAAAGGGTCATTTAGTGTTTTCGTGTATATATGTTCAAAATCTGTTTACATGCAAATTAAGCAAGCAAGAAGTTGGGTTTTTTTCCCCTATAGGTTTGGCAAAGGTTACAAAGCAAGATTTGAGAAGATAAGTCACGTTTTTAGGTCAAACTAAAGACAATTTGATGTTGGCATTGTATCAAAGCACTAAAGCAAAGCCTTTTGACATCTGGGCCACACTTGGGATCATGGCAATGGAACAAGGTAGGGAGATGTTGCTAAATTCACTATGGTTCCATTGTTGATATGCTTTATTTCATCACTCACCTCGCTTTATTAtggatattaattttgaaaattactgTCAATGAATGTTGAATGCATCCATCCCAGTCCTCTCTCATTttgcttcaatttaatttttactatttatctttaatattttcaatcttttGAAAGTTAACTAAATATTTCAACGTAAAACATatagattttttataatatattattatatttttacccatttaataatctatatataagaataaaatgatatttcGTATAGTGAAACAAGATGATAGCTAGGACAAGCAATTACCATGACCACTTCATTAAAAATGGATCGGTTTAAAATTCATCACATGAATTCCATCATTCCTAGTGAGACCGTATAAATTAAGTTaagaaaagataataaataaaaaaaagctaaAGCTTAGCTATTCATTTTCCCTTTAAAACCAATCActgttttgaataaaataaaaaagtaaaaagtttTTATCATCATTTTAGGGTTTGCCTTAGCTTAATGGCAAtagctttaatatatatatatatataacactaaaCTCTAATGTGTTGTTAAGGCAGTTTAGAGAATCATTTCGCAACGACCAGTCTAGGGTTTACTATTGAGAAATTAAATAAGAACCAATCAGAAATACCCATTCTCAAGTAAGAAGCTATGCTATAAATATGTAATTTAGGGTTAGGGCTATGGCCAATACATGAGACTAAAAGGTTCTCCTTCTCTTAGTATAGTATTCTGaaatttctctcattttttttactTCCCTTTTTATGACCTTTTTATGcgtttttctttttgtgtttgaTCATTGATCGAAATTTGATTATTGGTTTTCAGTACGATTTGGGAATCGATCAACGAAAATGAGGAAGCGACAAGTGGTACTGAGAAGGGAGGAGCCACCAAGAAGCAGCAGCACCAATTCATCGTTGACAAGTAGAAGTGTGAGATATGCAGAGTGCCAAAAGAACCATGCCGCTGGGGTCGGAGGTTATGCTGTTGATGGGTGCCGGGAATTCATGGCCAGCGGTGAAGAAGGAACAACTGCAGCCCTTACTTGTGCTGCTTGCGGCTGCCATAGGAATTTCCATAGAAGGGAAGTTGAAACTGAGGTAGCTTGTGACTGTTCATCACCTCCTCCTTTCAATGGAGCATAATATATATGTAGCTTTATTAAATAAAATCACTTCTCATGTTTGTATAAATGGAAGGCTTTAATCATGTAATCTACCTATATATTTGCATtctgcttatatatatatatgtttcttgAAAGAATGGGTTTCTTTCATAGCTTGTTTTCCTATTATATTAAGAGATCAAAAGTATTTGTATTCATGTTTggttttatgaagaaattaatGGGTGTTTTCTTCCATGATTGATGATCAATGGTTGACCTTTGCTTGGAAATTTTAGATTATGTTTTAGTGGATCATAAATTAGCTCAATACTTAGATAATGATTTTGGCTAACTACAATAAGAGTTTTCATGATCTGCTCATGAAAAATTCACTACTTTTAGAGTGATTGTAGCATGATTCTTAATTAGAAATTAGTGGCGAAAGCATTATAGAAATCCCTATATTAAGAGTCAGATTATATTTTCTTCTCTCTACTAAAAAAAGACAAACTAGTCTCTATAcattaaaataaagagaaaattggTCGttcctattaaaaatttcaaccatttatACGATTAAAATACTGGGGAGGTTGTTGGAATAACTAGACAGTGACATGTGAAGTGTCACGTGTACCCCATGTCGTATAGGGATCGatttttaacaacaaaaatagatgaaaattttaacagaatgaccggtttactctttgatctaatgtacgaggactaatttgtccattttttaaaGTAGAAgggtaaaatacaatctaactcctaATAGGAGAACCCTTTTACCaaaattaataactaaatgatAAATTAACCTATGGTAACAAATTGATAGGATTGAAATTAACTTGTTTTTCAGCTGTAAATTTGCTTTTAATCTTagcaaattaagtgatttaaattccaaattttcttgttttatttATCTAATTTCTGTATAGATATATTGATGGGGTTTTTACACCAAACAATTCAGCAACATTATCTTGTGAAGCTGAGggaaaataaaatccatggaataTTATTTCATAGATGTGGAAGTCTAATCTTGTATGATAATTAGATTACTTTGTAATTAAGTTGGAAGGCCCACATATCTAATCACTAATGGAATATTTCCTAATGTGGTCTAATCTGCTGGTTGTTAATGATGGGAAAGTATGTGTTAGTGATGTACTTAAAAGGCAATTAAAAAGCTTAATCTAACTTGGGTTTGAACTAAAAGGTTGTTtgagttaaaattttctaacttaaaACTGAAATACTCAATGCTTTTCTTGTATAAACCCCACTatgtttgaaaacaaaaaattgtaATGAAAATTCCTTACAAATTGTATTCTCTATTGTGGtgagaaattataataaaaactgGAAGCAACATTGTTTTATAGTTTAATTCAATAAGCTTATACAATTCCTCTTTGATTATGAAATTTGAATCTTAACGTTCCATGACTtcatttgcatacaacaatatCCTACAAGATATAAAATAATACAAGACAAAGTATCATGGAATTCCCAGATTGTATTTTGGATAAATTAGTCAATGTATGTCAGATTATTAGTcttattgttaaaaatttcatctatttctactgttaaaaactggcatGACTGACAGAATAACAAGACAGTTACCTCGTTCTGATGTATAGTGACTAGTTTTTATTGGTAGAACTGgatgaatttttttatcaaaatgtctagtttgctctttaatctaacatacaaGAACTAATTTACCCTTGTGTTAGGACttggattgcattttgtcccttctactaaaaatggacaaattagttcTTGTACGCTAGATCAAAGAGGAAACTAGTCCTTccgttaaaaatttcatcaatttctatcgttaaaaatttcatccacgtGCAACTAATTGGTTATTCTATCAGCCAAACCATTATTTACCATGGTTTAAGTAGGTCAAgaatggtaaaaatatatttccAAACACTTCAGTGTTCATAAAGGGAAATGTAGTTAGAGGTTGATACTATCAAAACGTTAGATATTGAGCATGCGAGGGTGAGTTAGCagatattttttcatttatgaaGTTAGGCATTGAGTATAGAGGGAACAATCCTTCAGGTATACGTAGAATTCAGTCGGGTAGATGTCCATTTTGGAAAATATCCCAATCTATGcatactttcatattttatatatatacatacatatacacacataAAGGCAATTTAGGTTATCAATTAGTTATCCTTTTTTCTAGGAATGGAAAACTTTTGCTTTAAGACCTTATCTtgtatttttcttcatttttttgctGGTGATTGCTACTTGTCCCACAATTATTTTAAGTTCAACAAGATATTTACGTTCTCATATTTGAGAGATTTTATAATaaagttaattatttttgt
The Gossypium hirsutum isolate 1008001.06 chromosome A07, Gossypium_hirsutum_v2.1, whole genome shotgun sequence genome window above contains:
- the LOC107956890 gene encoding mini zinc finger protein 2 isoform X1: MRLKGSPSLIRFGNRSTKMRKRQVVLRREEPPRSSSTNSSLTSRSVRYAECQKNHAAGVGGYAVDGCREFMASGEEGTTAALTCAACGCHRNFHRREVETEVACDCSSPPPFNGA
- the LOC107956890 gene encoding mini zinc finger protein 2 isoform X3, with protein sequence MRKRQVVLRREEPPRSSSTNSSLTSRSVRYAECQKNHAAGVGGYAVDGCREFMASGEEGTTAALTCAACGCHRNFHRREVETEVACDCSSPPPFNGA
- the LOC107956890 gene encoding mini zinc finger protein 2 isoform X2; amino-acid sequence: MRLKVRFGNRSTKMRKRQVVLRREEPPRSSSTNSSLTSRSVRYAECQKNHAAGVGGYAVDGCREFMASGEEGTTAALTCAACGCHRNFHRREVETEVACDCSSPPPFNGA